GTGACGTAGCAGCCGTCGACGGCGATGCCCGGGAACTCGGCCCGGAGGGGGTCGACCACGGCCTTAAAGCGCTCACGATCGAGCGAGTTGTAGCCGTTGTCGCCGCGGACGTGCAGGTGGATGGCGCTCGCGCCGGCACGGGCGCACTCTTGCGCGGAGGTCAGGATCTCCTCAACCGTGATCGGCTGCGCAGGGTTCGCCTTCTTCGTGTAGAACGCACCGGTGATCGCGGCCTCGACGACGATCGTGTCGGAGACGTCCCAGCGAGGCTGGATCCCGCCGGCGTGGAACTTCGAGTTCTCGGGGTCGATGATCTCCGGCATGCCATACGGCTTCCAGATCATCCGTCCGCCGGTGCGAGCAAAGCTCTCGTTGACGGCATCCCAGTCGACGGTGTTGTCGTTGAGTCCCATGGTCATGCTCCAATCGATGCGGTGTTGAGTGCTGGCGCGCGATGCGTCATTGGCTGGCCGACGTATTCGCCGTCCTGGATGTAGCGGAGCGGTCGGTTCTGATCGATCTCTTCGACGACGTGCGCCATAAGGCCCGGCAGCACTGAGAGCACCGCGAATGCGACCGTCTGGTTCGCAGACCAACCGAGGTCGCTGCCGACGGCAGCGAGTGCCCCGTCGATGTTGATGGGGATGCCGGTGCGTCCGGTCTTGCGCACGAACGCCGCGTGGATCGCCTGGAAGAGCTGGATCGACTCGCCTGCCAGGCCGAGCTCGTGTGCAAGCTCGAACAGGATGTCTGCCCGGAAGTCGCTCGACTTGTGGATGGGGTGGCCGAAGCCCGGAAGCCGTTTCTTCGCGGCGACGAACTCGTCGACGATGCGCTCCGCGCCATCCTCGAGCGTTCCCCCGTCGCGTAGCTCCTGCGCACGCTCGAGCAGCTGATAGGAGTGCTCGGGCGAGAGCGTGTTGCCGCCGGCTGCGAGGATCCCGCCCGCGACCGCGGGGATGAACTGCGGATTACCCGAGGCGATGTACCGAGCCGAGGTGATCGTCGATGCGACGAACCCGTGGTCGAGCAGGCTCGTGAGCACGGCGTCGACGAGCCGGCTCTCCGCCGCCGAGGGCAGACGGCCCGTGATCGAGAGGAACGCGCCTTCCGTGTAGGTCACATTGCGCATCAGGTCGCTGAGCGCATAGCCGCGGAGGTTGACCTCGCCCTCGACCACCTCGCTCACTGCAGTGCTGAAGTACATCTCAATCCTCCTTGATCAGGTGTCGACGCGCGTCGAATGTCGCGTCGGTGACTCCGCGTGCGCGGAGCCTGTGCTTCTCGACCTTCCCGGTCGGAGTCGTGGGCAGTTCGTCGACGAACTCTACGAACCGCGGCACCGCGAACGAAGGCAGCTGCAGACCGCATGCCTCGCGCAGCTCCTCGGCGCTGAGCGATCGCCCCTGCTTGAGGACGACCGCGGTCATGATCTCCTGGCCTGCGATCTCGGAGTCGATGCCGTAGGCCGCGACGAGCTCGACGGCGTCGTGCTGCACGACGGCCTCCTCGACCTCCTTGGCCGAGATGAACTCGCCGAAGCGGCGGATGACGTCGTCGATGCGGCCCTCGAACCAGAGGTTGCCGTCGTCGTCGAACCTGCCCCGGTCGCCCGTGTGGTACCAGGAGTTGCGCATCGCCTGCTCGGTTCGGGCAGGGTCGCGGAAGTACCCTTGGAACATCGAATAGGGCTCGCGTGCGCGGATGACAATCTCGCCGATGACGCTCGCGCGCAGCGGCAGGTCGTCGTCTCCGACGACCTGGACCTCGAACTCGGGGACGATCCCGCCGGATGAGCCGATCTTCCGCTCTCCTCGCAGGCTTCCCCAGGCAGGGATCGTGCCCTCTGTGGAGCCGTAGCCATCCAGTAGCCGCAGGCCGAACCTGCGCTCGAAGTCTTCGTGCAGGGTCGGAGGCACCGGGACGCCGTAGGCCACCCGCAGTGTGTTCTCTCGGTCGCCATCCTGCGCCGCGAGCAGGGCGAGGATCGAGCCCACGAAGGTGAACACGGTCGCCTGCGCCTGGTTGATCTCGTCCCAGAAGGTGGCGCGCTTGAACCCGTGGGAGATGTAGATCTCCGCACCCGCGACGACGCCGGCCATGACGCCGTAGCCCTGCCCCATGTTGTGGTGCAGCGGCAACGCCACGAAGACGCGGTCGTCAGCAGTGATCTCCGCCTGGCGCACTGCCTGCCAGCCGTTCGTGTAGTGCTGGCCGTGCGGCACGATCACGCCCTTGGCGGGTCCCGTCGAGCCGGATGTGTAGAGGATCGCCGCTGTGTCGGCGAGCGTGACCACCGGCACCGCTGCCGCTGCTGCCGCCAGAATCTCCTCGAACCGCACGACGGGCAGCTGCGAGTCGACCTCGCCACCCACCGCGACGATCGTGTGGAGCGTCGGGTACGCATCCAGGTGCTCCTCGAACTGATGGGCATACCGGGCGTCGACGACCACGACGGTCGCCTCAGAGTGCGTCATCGCGTGGATCAGGCGGTCGCCGATCAGCGCGGGGTTGAGCGGCACCTCGACGAGGTTCGCCGTCGCAAGCCCGAACCACGCGTGCACGAACTCGAGGCTGTTGTCGAGCATGATCGCGACGCGATCACCCTTGCGCAGCCCGAGTCCGAGGAAGCCGGCCGCAGTGCGCTGCGCCTGCGTCCACACCTCCCCGCGGTTGAGCACTCGCTCCCGATCCCGCAGGAAGGGGCGGTCAGCATCCTCTGCCGCGTTGCGTGCGAGCAACGCCGGCAGGGTTCGCAATTCCGTCCCGACCATGCTCATGCCCGCAGCGCCCCCTGTGCGTCGATGCGGGTGCGCAGCAGCGTGAGCTCTTCGTCCGTCGGGCCGTCGGTGACGGGCACCTCAGACGGGATGATGATCTCGAAGCCAGTGTTGGCCACGACGTCGTCCACGGTGAAGCCGGCGTGCACCGACTTGAGTCGCGCACTGCGCGTCTCCTCGTCGAAGCCGAACACGGCCATGGGGGTGATGATCGACGAGGGGCCGCCGTTTGGCAGACCCAGATCCTGGCGCAGGTTGGGTTCGCCGCGGCCGTAGCCAACAGCCGAGACGTAGTCGACGCGGTCGACGAGCACGCGAGCATCGTGCGAGTTCGTCACGAGGTGCCAGGTGCCGTTCTGCGCGGCGGCGTTGGTCGTGCCGATAGGGCCCGGGCCGCGGAACTTCAGCTTCGAGTAGTCGTCACCGATGCCGATCATGTTCGAGTTGCCGTAGCGATCGATCTGGATGCCGCCGCAGAAGAAGACGCCGTTGGCACGGTGCCGCTGATTGTTGAGCAGTTGGTCGTGCTGGTAGTAGGCCTCCGCCCACCGCATCGCGCCCACGTCGGTGATGAACTCGAACTCGTCGATCACCGGGGTGTCGCGCAGATACGCCTTCGTCATGGCGATCATGACCGTCATGTTCGGCCCGTGCGTCATGTGACCCAGCAGCGCGCCGGCGCGAGGCACTGGCAGGTTCGCGCCGACCTCGACCCACTGGCCGTCTTCGAGCCCGTGGGCGATGACCGCCGCCATGACCTCCTTGGGAGATGCCGTCTCGTTCATGTCGTCCTCAGTACTCGTTGATGGAGAGCAGCGTGCGGATGCCGATGCGCTCGAGGTATTCGGCGTGGTCAGCGGGGCCGACGATGTACTCCTCGATGTAGGCGTCAAGGTCGGTGCGGTCACCGCTCTTCAGCCAGGTCGTCGCGACAGCGAGGTACTGCTTGATGTGCTCTGCGTCGGGAACGTAGTAGCCATCCGCGGAGTACGGGTGCGACCCGAACGGTGCGCGGATGATGCCCGTCGCTCCCGGGATGCTCGTCTTCAGCGGATCCGCTCGGATCTGCTCCGGCGACACCACCTTCTCGACCGACACGTAGGTGGCGCTCGCTGCGTTGTACATCGCGATGTCGCCGTAGCGCGTTCCGTTGTGCTGCACGTTGCCGTAGATGTCACTCACCGACGCATGGAGGAAGCAAACATCGATCTCGATCGCCGGCACCGCGATAAGCAGCTCGTCGTTGATCGGGTCGCGGTACTGCTTGAGCTTCGGGTTGACCTTCGGCAGGTCGGTGCCGACGCCCGCCCGCCAGGGGTTGTACGGCACGCGCTGCGCCGAGGCACGCAGGCCCGCGTAGAAGTGCGCCTCGTCGAGCTCGAAGATGTCGAGGCTGCCATCCTGCGCCGCCTTGCGGAAGGCGGGCCCGATGCCCGCGAAGCCCTCTGCGCCGACGTAGGGCGAGATGACGTGGCTTGCGACGCCCGCGGCGATGAGCAGGTCAGTCTCGAGCCCTGAGGATGCGGCCCCCACGACGGTGAGGTTGCGACGGCCGTCCTTGATCAGCTGTCGCACGATCGCCATCGGGTGGCCCGAATTGATGAAGCCGCCGATGGAGATGGTCATGCCGTCATCGACCGCAGCTGCAGCCTCGGCGACCTCGATGATCTTGGATGCGCGCTCGCCGCTCATCGGGTCACTTCCCACTCCGTCGTGTGCTCGACGCGGTAGTCGGTGCGATACCAGCGCGGGTGCCCGTGGATGGTCTGCCCGCCGTCGACCGGCACCGAGACGCCGGTGAGGAACGAGTTCTCGGGCGAGCTCAGGAAGAGCACCACGGATGCGACGTCCTCGGGGATGCCGAGTCGGCCGGAGGGCGTATCCGACAGCAGGATCTCTCGGTGCGCATCCCCGTTCTCCCCCGTGAGCATCGGGCCGGTCATGCCGGTCTCGATCACACCGGGCTCGACGCAGTTCACACGGATGCGGTGGTTGCCGAGCTCGGATGCCAGCCCGGTCGCGAGCATCTTCACCCCCGCCTTCGTGGCGCAGTAGGCACCCAGCAGATCGGAGTACTGCGATGCGCCCGACGACGCGTTGATCACGATCGATCCACCGAGTCGCGCGTCGATCATCGAGCGCGCGACCGCCTGGCAGATGGCGAAGGTGCCGGTGAAGTTCACGTCGACGTGACGGTGCCACTCCTTGAGCGGCTGGTCGATCAGCGACGAGAACTTGCCGTAGCCAGCGTTCGCGAAGAGCGCGGTGATCGGCCCGAGTGCTGCGATCGCCCCTGCGACCCCCGCCTCGACTGCATCGTGGTCGGTCTGGTCGACTGCCGCGGCGTGCACCTTCACGCCCTCGGCCTCGCACAGGGCGACGGTCTCGGCGAGCAGCTCGACCTTGCGGTCGAAGACCGCAACGTCGCGGCCGGCCTTCGCGAATCCGACTGCCGTTGTCTGGCCGATGTCACCGGCTGCGCCGGTGACGAGTGCGGCGCCTAGTTGCTCGCTCATACTGCGGTATACCCTCCGTCGAAGTTGATGACGGCCCCCGTCATGAAACGGGAGGCGTCGGAGACCATGAACACCAGCGGTGCGCCGATCTCGCTGGGATCAGCGATTCGCTTCTGCGGGATCTTCCGCAGCAGCGCCGTCGTGGCCGCCTCATCCGCCAGCACATCGCCAGGCATGTCCGTGGCGAAGTAGCCGGGCGAGAGGGCGTTGACCCGCACCTCTTCGCGAGCGAGCTCGACGGCGAGCGCGCGGGTGAGACCCACGACACCCGCCTTGCTGGCGGCATAGGCCGCCTGCCCGCGAACGCCGACGGAAGCGGCCAGCGAGGCGATGTTGACGATGGATGTGCTGCGCTCACGCGTGCGATGCTGCAGGAAGGACTGGATCGCGAAGAACGTTCCGTTGAGATTCACGTCGACGATGCGCTGCCAGTCCTCGACGGAGACGTCGAGGACGTCGGCTTGATGTGCCTGCGCCGCGTTGTTGACGATGGCGTCGAACGGCCCGACCTCGGCTGCCAGCTCGGCGAAGGCTGCCGCGACCGCCTCGGCATCGGTGGCGTCGAGGGCGCGGGGCGTTGCCTGCCCCCCGGCTGCGCGGATGACTGCTGCCTGCTCGACGAGCAGGTGCTCGCGTCGGCCGGTGAGGATCACGTGCGCGCCGGCCTGCGCCATGGCGGCGGCAGCTGCCGCTCCGAGGCCGGCCGATGCCCCCGTCACGATGACGACGCGGCCGTCGAGCCGGAAGGTGTCGAGCACGCTCACAGTCGGATCCCCATGCCCCGTGCGATCACGATCTTCTGGATCTCGCTGGTGCCGCCGCCGATCTCGAGGTATTTGCAGTCGCGGTAGTGCCGCGACACGGGGTACTCGTCGCAGAATCCGTAGCCGCCGAAGATCTGCACGGCCTCGCGTGTCGCGGAGACGTAGTCGCGGGTGGCCGAAAGCTTGGCGATCGACGCCACGTTGACCGCATCCGGGTCGCCAGCGTCGACCAGGGTGGCGGCGTGCATCGTGAGCGCGTGGTTCGCTTCGATCGCGACCCGCATCTCGACGAGCTTGTCTGCGATCAGCTGGTGACCGCCGATGGGCTTGCCGAACGTCTGGCGCTCCTTCGCATACGCGAGGCAGCGATCGAGGAGGTCCCGGAGCGCACCGACACTGAGCGCTGCAAGCAGGAGGCGCTCATTCGCCAGGCCCGGCAGGACGCCGTTCCAGCCCTGCCCCACTTCCCCCAGCACCT
The window above is part of the Agrococcus sp. ARC_14 genome. Proteins encoded here:
- a CDS encoding citryl-CoA lyase, whose protein sequence is MYFSTAVSEVVEGEVNLRGYALSDLMRNVTYTEGAFLSITGRLPSAAESRLVDAVLTSLLDHGFVASTITSARYIASGNPQFIPAVAGGILAAGGNTLSPEHSYQLLERAQELRDGGTLEDGAERIVDEFVAAKKRLPGFGHPIHKSSDFRADILFELAHELGLAGESIQLFQAIHAAFVRKTGRTGIPINIDGALAAVGSDLGWSANQTVAFAVLSVLPGLMAHVVEEIDQNRPLRYIQDGEYVGQPMTHRAPALNTASIGA
- a CDS encoding AMP-binding protein; amino-acid sequence: MLARNAAEDADRPFLRDRERVLNRGEVWTQAQRTAAGFLGLGLRKGDRVAIMLDNSLEFVHAWFGLATANLVEVPLNPALIGDRLIHAMTHSEATVVVVDARYAHQFEEHLDAYPTLHTIVAVGGEVDSQLPVVRFEEILAAAAAAVPVVTLADTAAILYTSGSTGPAKGVIVPHGQHYTNGWQAVRQAEITADDRVFVALPLHHNMGQGYGVMAGVVAGAEIYISHGFKRATFWDEINQAQATVFTFVGSILALLAAQDGDRENTLRVAYGVPVPPTLHEDFERRFGLRLLDGYGSTEGTIPAWGSLRGERKIGSSGGIVPEFEVQVVGDDDLPLRASVIGEIVIRAREPYSMFQGYFRDPARTEQAMRNSWYHTGDRGRFDDDGNLWFEGRIDDVIRRFGEFISAKEVEEAVVQHDAVELVAAYGIDSEIAGQEIMTAVVLKQGRSLSAEELREACGLQLPSFAVPRFVEFVDELPTTPTGKVEKHRLRARGVTDATFDARRHLIKED
- a CDS encoding CoA-transferase yields the protein MNETASPKEVMAAVIAHGLEDGQWVEVGANLPVPRAGALLGHMTHGPNMTVMIAMTKAYLRDTPVIDEFEFITDVGAMRWAEAYYQHDQLLNNQRHRANGVFFCGGIQIDRYGNSNMIGIGDDYSKLKFRGPGPIGTTNAAAQNGTWHLVTNSHDARVLVDRVDYVSAVGYGRGEPNLRQDLGLPNGGPSSIITPMAVFGFDEETRSARLKSVHAGFTVDDVVANTGFEIIIPSEVPVTDGPTDEELTLLRTRIDAQGALRA
- a CDS encoding CoA-transferase, with the protein product MSGERASKIIEVAEAAAAVDDGMTISIGGFINSGHPMAIVRQLIKDGRRNLTVVGAASSGLETDLLIAAGVASHVISPYVGAEGFAGIGPAFRKAAQDGSLDIFELDEAHFYAGLRASAQRVPYNPWRAGVGTDLPKVNPKLKQYRDPINDELLIAVPAIEIDVCFLHASVSDIYGNVQHNGTRYGDIAMYNAASATYVSVEKVVSPEQIRADPLKTSIPGATGIIRAPFGSHPYSADGYYVPDAEHIKQYLAVATTWLKSGDRTDLDAYIEEYIVGPADHAEYLERIGIRTLLSINEY
- a CDS encoding SDR family NAD(P)-dependent oxidoreductase — encoded protein: MSEQLGAALVTGAAGDIGQTTAVGFAKAGRDVAVFDRKVELLAETVALCEAEGVKVHAAAVDQTDHDAVEAGVAGAIAALGPITALFANAGYGKFSSLIDQPLKEWHRHVDVNFTGTFAICQAVARSMIDARLGGSIVINASSGASQYSDLLGAYCATKAGVKMLATGLASELGNHRIRVNCVEPGVIETGMTGPMLTGENGDAHREILLSDTPSGRLGIPEDVASVVLFLSSPENSFLTGVSVPVDGGQTIHGHPRWYRTDYRVEHTTEWEVTR
- a CDS encoding SDR family oxidoreductase produces the protein MSVLDTFRLDGRVVIVTGASAGLGAAAAAAMAQAGAHVILTGRREHLLVEQAAVIRAAGGQATPRALDATDAEAVAAAFAELAAEVGPFDAIVNNAAQAHQADVLDVSVEDWQRIVDVNLNGTFFAIQSFLQHRTRERSTSIVNIASLAASVGVRGQAAYAASKAGVVGLTRALAVELAREEVRVNALSPGYFATDMPGDVLADEAATTALLRKIPQKRIADPSEIGAPLVFMVSDASRFMTGAVINFDGGYTAV